The window AAACCCAAACCTAAAGTTTACTATTTTCCAAAACTCCAAAAATGGCTTGAGTGAGTATCAATCATGAATCATAACCTCTATTTGGATGCATTCAACCTATTATCTTTCATGTGTTGTTTATTCTCCAACAACTGTAAGATACTGCAAATGTTATGTTCGGTTAATGAATGAAAACAGTTccctatttgaaattttaacgaTAGCTATATTGAGTCGTAGGGATAAAAGGATTGTAACTTAGTTAGCGATGAATATCCTCCTTTGCATCTAAGTTTCGAATTCAAATCATCTATCGttcgttattgattgtacaagATAAGGAttgaatataaaaatatattgagACGTAGAGTGGAAGTTATGGATGCACAAAGTGCATGGGTCCACCATCCAGAGTCTATTCTTAACCTTAATGTAAACCCAAAACCATTAGAAAGTAAAAAGCATCGTGGATTAAATTACCCTTtgaaggtttgaaattttttaactaCTTTAAACAACCAAAGTGCAAATGCAATGATGTGCCGTCTATGGCCCGCACTTACAAATTGCAGTGTACTATGCTACACTGCTCTTAGAATGTGTGAGAAGGGAGATATTTTTTGATGTAGCGGAAATACGGTTCGGTATAATATGTGATATATaattagttgaatttttttttttaagtttctaactaattgtattataatATTTGGTGTGTCAGTCTATGTGTCCGGTGCACTGagaatgaaaatatttttcaatgaGTTCGGAACACGAGGTGACACATCATGTGTAATTATACAAGTCGTAAGACATTTAtgctaaaaaattaacaacttaaaaaatataattctccccacttatataataacacgtggtgtAACACCCGTTCGcggcacactaaaaaatctctagTGAGAAAGGCAGAAAAACGAGATTCACGAGTACTTGTTTTCTTTCCTATGTGGAAATTTACATTTGTCAAAAAAAGCCTCAGACTTGACATTTGGGGTATACTTTTAGGAGAACAACTCACTGAATTATTTCGAAAAATTATTACAATGACAGAATTATAATAGGCCATTTGataactactttttttttttttttaaattaactcaTTTGGTaattaagttcaatttttttaactaaaaataaaatgattatatcattgaacaaacgatattattattaataatacATAACAAtgcataattaatttaaaaataccgtCACAATAACTCTCTTAATTTAAATTGAGTTTTCTCAAAATTTCTCCGAATTGGTAGGTTATGGCAATTTTGGCACAATTTGAAATCAACATGAAGTCAATCACAATTTATGATTATTTATAAATGTGATGGGAAGGAACAAAGGGTCCCAATAAGTGTCGTGATTGGATTGGATGAAAGCCTCGACCTCTatgtcattttctttgtttattagAATTAattgttcaaacttcaaattttaCACAAAACAAAGACAAGAATTGAAAACACACCGCACAAGACACGCTTTCTTACCGGTTGGAGCTGACTTAATCCACCAACCTTAAACTATTCATCCCCAACAAGGAAATTTCTTCCACCATAAATGTCCCCACTCCAAGAAAATAACATACCCCCATAAATTGATCGTTCGTTATTAATCGAGGAAGTTAAAACGCATGATATATAGAGAGATACGCTTAATTTGTGATCGTATCGATATTTGAAATTAATACCATACTACAATTGGAGATATTTTTTATATACTCGACATTCTAGTGTAAGACATGTGATCGTGTCAATCTACATAATGAATGAACCATAATTACACATCAAACTCAGGTATTAACGACGTAAATGGACTTCGAACATGAGCATAATAAGTCAAAAGTTAAACATATTAGAGTTCGTTTggatatgcttttaaaatgaccaaaaatttttttggtgaaaatgtttttagaactaatccttagtaaaaatgcaagtaaatcctggaAAATCACTTAAATGCTTAttgaaagaagcacataactggtgcttattccataaaacacttcaagtgcttttggaacccaaaaatattttctctaaaaacgtttccagttattttaaaagcacatccaaacaaactCTTAGACTGCGTTATAAATTTGAGATACTAGTACAGTAATTTTCAACTCCAATGGGTTGGATTCGAAATTACCATCCAACGGTGGAGAGGCAAGGATGATCTAGAGCTACAGTTGACCCTACCATGGAGTATTTAATTATGAAAAGTTCAGGCCGGTCCGGAGCAAAGGAAGACCAACCGGCAACTGCAaaccaaagagagagagaggatgggCAAAGCAAATTAGGAAAGACACCATAAAAGAAAAggagtcattttttttttgaaatcggAACGCTCCAATTCATCAAttcctcctcatcaaatcccAACAATTCAAAAACCCACGCCTCAGAATCCTCCACTCTTCAAAACCCACATCTCATTTCCTCAAAATTCGATCAAATTCCCCTGCTTTCCCATGCAGTTCTGTTTTCAAATCCCCTCGTTTGCTTCTTAATCCTCTCTCTGTTCTCTCTCTCATACTTTTGTTCTTCAATCCTGTTCTTTTCACCGGAATTTCAAATTATCCAAACAATCAAGAATCCtataattttcttcaaatttctcGGAAACGAACTTAATCAATCCGAAAGCTTTCCGAAATCCAATCATGGGAATTCAGAAAGACAGGGTTCGATTCAACGTCGGAGGCAGAATCTTCGAAACAACCGCCACGACACTCGCAAACGCCGGCCGCAATTCGATGTTCGGAGCGATGTTCGACGAGGACTGGAATCTCCAATCCGACAATACCAACGAGTACTTCATTGATCGCAACCCCGATTGTTTCGCCGTCCTCCTTGATCTTCTCCGAACCCAAGAGCTCTGCATCCCGGCCACGATATCCGAAAAGCTTCTCTACAGGGAAGCCTTGTATTACGGCCTCCTTGACCACGTCCGATCAGCCAAGTGGGGCCCATTTGATGGCAACAGGCTGTGGCTTTCCCGGACAGTAGCCGGACAAGCTCCGGGCGATGGCACGGCGATTCGTGCCGGCCCGGATGGCGGTTGCTGCGTCGCCCATGGCTCGATGGTCCATGTGTATGATTGGATGGTGGAAGAGCACCCGCCAATCAACCTTGACTATCAGAGAGTCAATGATGTTGGTTGGGTCGACTCGGAGAGCATTGTGATCAGCGTTTGTGAGCGGCTCGGCCGCGGAGACGGCGGAATGGGGCTATTCAGCTCGTCGAACGGCGAGCTCAGGTACAAATTTCAAGTTAGTCATGAGAATCAAGTTAAGAGCTTTACTGCCGGAGCTTTGAGTTTTGGTTCGGACTACAAGATTTTTTCGAGCTGCAAAGGTCGGAGCAATGAGTACGGCGTTGGAGTTTGGGATCAAATGACCGGAAAACAGACCGATTTCTTCTACGAACCGCCCGGCTGGTCGCTCGGCGATGCTGACAAGCTGCAATGGCTACATGGGAGCAACTGTTTGTTGGTCGCAACGTTGTTTCCTAGAAAGGACAACTGTTACATAAGTTTGTTGGATTTCAGGGAGAAGAAGATGGTCTGGTCGTGGTCTGATATCGGAGCTCCGATCACCGTGGACGAGAAGCGGGTGAGAGATGCGATTGCAATGGAGGACAGCAACTCGATTTGCGTGGTGAACGAGTATGAAGATTTGGGGTTTATCGACATCAGAAACTCCGGCGGAAGCGTGAGGTGGAGCTCGAGGAGCAGGCTCATGAAGGGGAAAATGCCTGATGAGCCTTGCTACCCTAAGCTGGCATTGCATGAGGGGCAACTCTTTTCGTCCATGAACGATTCAATTTCGGTGTTTTGTGGTCCTGAATGGGTTTTAACGTCCAGGCTCCGGCGAAGCTACGGAGGTTCGATTTGTGACTTCTCGATAGGTGGGGATCGGCTTTTCGCTCTTCACAGCGAGGAAAATGTGTTTGACATATGGGAGACTCCACCTCCTCCGATCATATGATTCGCCTTACGATTCCTGATGTTTTGAAGATCGCGTTTTTCATACATTATACATGATTTTCCTGTACTGTTAGATTGTAGGAGATGGAGAGTTGCAGCAGTACTTATGTAGGTTTAGGAAATTTAGGGATACTTCAGAGTTCTGAAGATTTTATAGGGTTTGCTGAGCTCACTACAAAGAATCGAAGTGTTTGCTTTACCTACTATTAACCGAATGAAATCGATTGCTTAACCGCCGTAACTAGAAATGTGGTATCTTTGCACATCCACTGATTATAGGTCATCTGTCATAAAACGAGGACAGAGATTTTTACATGTGATCGGAAATACATGAGACGCAATGGAATAGGAAGGGCGGAATTTGTCCCCGTTGCACCCAAGTTTTTGTCCGCTTTCGGAcagaccctctctctctctctctctctcgcttttTTGTCGTACGCTTTGCCAAAGTGATCTCCTGCACATATTTTGATGCCGCGTAAGACGCTTTGGTAAAGATTCCAGATTTGGAGGGAGATGCCCTTTGGCATGTGAGCAGTTGCAACTGCCAACTCTTTGCAGGCCAAGGGATTTTATGAATTGCATAGCTTTAGACAAAGTGGTTAGGTTTAGCCTTCGAATATTATGAACCTTCTTTGACCTCTTCCTCCGCTTTTGTATATTCATTCTATAATGCTTACCAAGCACGACTTCATTCTGTTTCCACTCAACGTTCATGCGTGAAAGTGGGGAGAAACTTCAGCAGGGTTGACTAATTAGGGCATCTCATATACCAGGTTTGAATAATGCGGGTTTCGTGCGACCAAAAAATGGGGGTCTCCAGTCTCGTCCTCTTGTCCAATGTTCCCAGCGCATGACATAGTCGGGCAACTCTACCAAGCTTTCTTCTAAAAGCGAAGTGGgattttcttcctattttacTAGAGAACCCTACATAGAGACATCAAATACTTAATTAAACTTGACTTCCTTGTTGTATGCGCCTGCTTAGTATTTTAATGTGTCCCTATACTTAATTAGTAAGATATGAAGCTAACTAACCTGACTTTAAAGTAAGATCAAGTTCTACTTAATTTACAAATTAGAGAAGCCCTTGTCAGCCTTTAAAAAATGATCAACACTAATTCCAACCAACATTACCCTTACCAACATCTAGTTTAATCCATGGCCTCACTGGGGGGTTCTGACTCATTTCTTCGATTTCAGTGTGGGCACATGTTATACCGTTGTAGCAGGACGGAGTATTCATTACGGCTGCCACACTACGGCAGCAGACCCAATAGGGTATGGACCAAGGGCAGAGGGGTAAGGCTGGTTTGTGTGCCGGGTGGACGGGTCATGTGGTATGAATGCTCGTACTGAAGTTTTTCTCGCTATAGCAGAGGGAAAACCCCACAAAGGTTCAAGAAGAAATCAAACTCTAGAGGATTACTATTGTAATGCATGATTAGCTACTATAGTTTTACCTTGACAAACGCCAACGCCTGCGTAAGGCGCTATAACATGAACTTCCGGGAAATTTCCGTCAATCGATTCTccatttataatataaaaaaattctaaaaaaggAGTGTAAACATAAGCAATAACACGTAGAAAAATTGGGATAGCATACCTATCTTGACCCAAAAGGAAAAGGTAAGA of the Pyrus communis chromosome 1, drPyrComm1.1, whole genome shotgun sequence genome contains:
- the LOC137741634 gene encoding BTB/POZ domain-containing protein At2g24240 codes for the protein MGIQKDRVRFNVGGRIFETTATTLANAGRNSMFGAMFDEDWNLQSDNTNEYFIDRNPDCFAVLLDLLRTQELCIPATISEKLLYREALYYGLLDHVRSAKWGPFDGNRLWLSRTVAGQAPGDGTAIRAGPDGGCCVAHGSMVHVYDWMVEEHPPINLDYQRVNDVGWVDSESIVISVCERLGRGDGGMGLFSSSNGELRYKFQVSHENQVKSFTAGALSFGSDYKIFSSCKGRSNEYGVGVWDQMTGKQTDFFYEPPGWSLGDADKLQWLHGSNCLLVATLFPRKDNCYISLLDFREKKMVWSWSDIGAPITVDEKRVRDAIAMEDSNSICVVNEYEDLGFIDIRNSGGSVRWSSRSRLMKGKMPDEPCYPKLALHEGQLFSSMNDSISVFCGPEWVLTSRLRRSYGGSICDFSIGGDRLFALHSEENVFDIWETPPPPII